The following coding sequences lie in one Oryza sativa Japonica Group mitochondrion, complete genome genomic window:
- the rps2 gene encoding ribosomal protein S2 — protein sequence MKKINQIKLFLEKPTPTLRSVSFLFGGILPHWRRVEELGSIPFIRDVAKKTDSTKYAMPALLLTTSILGNGKPEMTILSMVYTKLLCTNAHLGGRRVDAHHFNVYICGSRSGIAILDSDKTLICLRTALHFIGSLIRKKCRFFLLKTNHLFRCEILEKMVSCINDSQWKIGTFFSNYLAKKKKFRLRTKKINFGLNQQPDCAVILNADRKSSVILEAARSQIPIVFLVDSTIPGESHKRITYPIPANDSIQFVYLFCHLVTKTGILECKSVHEPMQTGLKAVDSLVPIGRGRRELIIGGRKTSICSATSRVTKTRSIYTAADSELFLAVLPFLSEMPEQVVSTVEPFLSTIPEQVVPTYIPQMQNFIGETTTSLPQLQGEAGPSNSTGGGAAPSSSIYLAYAAEHASFLKAISEELYRRVGEQINLKSPLDEENIRNIVYKIMNDDFELFFDPIEDLKDWLQFIKANPLSFQDLIQFWMALAK from the coding sequence ATGAAAAAGACCAATCAAATCAAACTTTTCTTGGAAAAACCGACGCCAACGTTAAGATCAGTCTCCTTTCTTTTCGGCGGCATCCTTCCGCATTGGCGGCGAGTGGAAGAGTTGGGTTCGATTCCCTTTATACGCGATGTGGCGAAAAAGACTGATTCAACGAAATATGCCATGCCTGCATTATTACTTACCACCAGTATCTCGGGAAACGGAAAACCGGAAATGACAATCCTTTCTATGGTCTATACTAAATTACTTTGTACGAATGCACATCTCGGCGGGCGTCGGGTAGATGCTCACCATTTCAATGTCTATATCTGTGGTTCCAGAAGTGGAATTGCTATTCTCGATTCAGACAAGACACTGATTTGTTTACGAACCGCTCTTCATTTTATAGGATCTCCCATTCGTAAAAAATGCCGTTCCTTCCTTTTAAAGACCAATCATTTATTTCGATGTGAGATATTGGAAAAAATGGCGAGCTGTATCAATGATTCTCAATGGAAGATCGGGACTTTTTTTAGCAATTATTTGGCTAAAAAAAAAAAATTCCGTTTAAGAACGAAAAAGATAAATTTTGGGTTGAACCAACAACCCGATTGTGCGGTTATTCTGAATGCAGATAGAAAGTCTTCGGTCATACTGGAAGCTGCTCGATCACAAATACCTATTGCATTCTTAGTTGATTCCACGATCCCAGGGGAATCCCATAAAAGAATCACTTATCCCATCCCAGCGAATGATCCTATACAGTTCGTATATCTATTTCGTCATTCGGTCACGAAAACAGGGATTCTGGAACGTAAATCTGTGCACGAACCCATGCAAACAGGCTTAAAAGCAGTGGATAGCCTGGTTCCTATAGGCCGTGGTCGACGAGAACTTATAATCGGGGGCAGAAAAACTTCAATCTGTAGCGCTACTTCCAGAGTTACCAAAACTCGAAGTATCTATACTGCGGCTGACAGCGAATTATTTTTAGCTGTCCTGCCTTTCCTTTCGGAAATGCCAGAACAGGTAGTTTCAACTGTGGAGCCCTTCCTTTCTACAATCCCGGAACAGGTAGTTCCAACCTACATTCCACAAATGCAAAATTTTATAGGTGAAACTACTACCAGTCTACCCCAGCTACAAGGGGAGGCTGGCCCGAGTAACTCTACAGGGGGTGGGGCTGCCCCTTCTTCTTCAATTTATCTGGCTTATGCGGCCGAACACGCATCTTTCCTAAAAGCAATTTCTGAGGAGCTTTACCGGAGAGTAGGGGAACAAATCAACTTAAAGAGTCCCCTGGACGAGGAGAATATAAGGAATATAGTCTACAAGATCATGAATGATGATTTTGAACTCTTCTTCGATCCCATAGAAGATTTGAAGGACTGGCTACAATTCATTAAGGCGAATCCCCTTAGTTTTCAGGATCTTATACAATTTTGGATGGCATTAGCCAAATAG
- the orf224 gene encoding hypothetical protein yields the protein MPQLDKLTYFSQFFWFCLLLVSSSRGMGGQIPSISRYERIVSKFIGKFFFSGLWTDRPYLIFIFISLIFLGLYIVRRRREAFSSTLIGSFSGLFSFFFVEGPEVASAMENPPGPGPSEAGPSGSAAGKSAEASTPSSSFFNGLSGQIPAPDSPGEEVPQGEQPRFDPYSIPEVPLEHVFGAVPDRGEPSTSHTPPNPEPQLGEENAGPSNHQIQHDVIRSRLET from the coding sequence ATGCCTCAACTTGATAAATTGACTTATTTCTCACAATTCTTCTGGTTCTGCCTTCTCCTAGTAAGTAGCTCACGAGGAATGGGGGGACAGATTCCCTCAATCTCGAGATACGAACGTATCGTGTCAAAATTTATTGGAAAATTTTTCTTCAGTGGTTTGTGGACCGATAGACCTTACCTTATTTTTATTTTTATTTCCCTCATTTTTTTGGGACTTTATATTGTCAGAAGGAGGAGGGAGGCTTTTTCCTCTACTCTAATTGGATCCTTCTCTGGTTTGTTTTCGTTTTTTTTTGTGGAAGGCCCAGAGGTTGCTTCCGCTATGGAGAACCCACCAGGGCCTGGGCCTAGTGAAGCGGGTCCTTCCGGATCCGCTGCGGGCAAGTCAGCTGAAGCCTCTACTCCGTCGTCCTCTTTTTTCAATGGGCTTTCGGGCCAGATACCCGCACCGGATTCCCCCGGGGAAGAGGTGCCGCAAGGGGAACAGCCCCGTTTTGACCCTTATTCAATTCCGGAAGTTCCCCTGGAACACGTATTCGGGGCTGTTCCAGATCGGGGAGAGCCATCCACAAGCCACACCCCGCCGAACCCTGAACCTCAACTTGGAGAAGAAAATGCCGGGCCATCAAACCACCAAATTCAACATGATGTTATAAGAAGCAGACTTGAAACTTGA